In one window of Macadamia integrifolia cultivar HAES 741 chromosome 2, SCU_Mint_v3, whole genome shotgun sequence DNA:
- the LOC122088211 gene encoding beta-glucuronosyltransferase GlcAT14B-like isoform X2, whose product MKNSSPSILYRLFLLPMESNNKKKWFLPLVCSLLLSSLFISASLFSYYDLSPFSRSSSNTKNPIFIESKLRISSTSSTNPIPRIAYLISGSTGDGESLKRTLKALYHPLNHYVVHLDLEASPSERLDLVDFVRREPLFAKVGNVRVVMRSNLVTYRGPTMVSNTLHAASILFREGGDWDWFINLSASDYPLVTQDGSAWMMLSRPFIEYCLWGWENLPRVVLMYYANFLSSPEGYFHTVICNAEEFRNTTVNHDLHFISWDNPPKQHPHFLNANDFQRMVDSNAPFARKFGRNESVLNKIDEDLLSRSVDGFVHGGWFDNGANMSSIVQHYSPVNAIMLRPGPGAERLKRLINGLLSQEDFHGKQCT is encoded by the exons ATGAAGAATTCTAGTCCCTCAATCCTCTACagactctttcttcttcccatgGAGAGCAACAACAAGAAAAAATGGTTTCTTCCACTTGTTTGTTCTCTCCTCTTATCTTCCCTTTTCATCTctgcttctctcttctcctactATGATCTCTCACCATTCTCCCGCAGCTCATCCAATACAAAGAATCCCATTTTTATTGAATCGAAGCTGCGTATCTCTTCAACTTCTTCCACTAACCCGATTCCACGGATTGCTTACCTGATCTCTGGATCTACTGGTGATGGAGAGAGTTTGAAGAGGACCCTTAAAGCCCTTTATCATCCTCTCAATCATTATGTTGTGCATTTGGACCTTGAAGCTTCTCCATCCGAGCGGCTTGACTTGGTCGATTTTGTACGCCGAGAGCCGCTTTTTGCTAAGGTGGGTAATGTTAGGGTTGTTAtgagatcgaatttggtgactTACAGAGGGCCGACGATGGTTAGTAACACACTTCACGCAGCTTCGATTTTGTTCCGGGAGGGGGGAGATTGGGATTGGTTTATTAATCTCAGCGCTTCGGATTATCCTTTGGTCACACAAGATG GTTCTGCTTGGATGATGCTATCTCGCCCATTCATTGAATATTGTTTGTGGGGTTGGGAGAACCTCCCACGAGTAGTCCTGATGTACTATGCCAACTTCCTGTCATCACCTGAGGGTTACTTCCACACAGTCATTTGCAATGCTGAAGAGTTCCGTAACACAACTGTAAACCATGACCTCCACTTCATCTCTTGGGATAATCCCCCAAAACAGCATCCACATTTTCTCAATGCCAATGACTTTCAGAGAATGGTTGACAGCAATGCTCCCTTTGCGAGGAAGTTTGGCAGGAATGAGTCGGTTCTAAACAAGATCGATGAGGATCTTTTGAGCCGTTCTGTTGATGGGTTTGTTCATGGTGGATGGTTTGATAATGGGGCAAACATGAGCTCAATTGTCCAACATTACTCCCCAGTGAATGCGATTATGCTTAGGCCTGGGCCTGGTGCAGAACGACTCAAACGTCTCATCAATGGTTTGCTGTCACAGGAGGATTTCCATGGAAAGCAGTGTACCTGA
- the LOC122071915 gene encoding molybdate transporter 1 produces the protein MDGQNQNLPYENSMEPTSPTPKSSLSPTNLLNKVKDNLVFQSKWSELNGAMGDLGTYIPIVLALTLANDLNLGVTLLFNGIYNILTGVFYGVPMPVQPMKSIAAVAISNGPDFGVPEMMAAGLCTGGTLFLLGITGLMGFVYKLIPLPVVRGIQLSQGLSFAFTAVKYVRNVQNLSKGKSGGERPWLGLDGLVLALTCACFIVMVHGAGEESEGDDEIIPSYLPSESSPGRGRKRTIWRILASSPSAMIVFLLGVVLAIIKRPSVVKEISFGPSSIKVVNISRHAWKEGFIKGAIPQLPLSVLNSVIAVCKLSSDLFPEKKFTASSVSVSVGLMNLVGCWFGAMPCCHGAGGLAGQYKFGGRSGGCVAVLGTAKVVLALLLGTSLVKVLNQFPVGLLGVLLLFSGIELAMTCRDMNSKEDSFVMLVCAAISLVGSSAALGFVCGLILILLLRLRKLGKDRLGGRS, from the coding sequence ATGGATGGCCAAAACCAAAATTTGCCATATGAAAACTCAATGGAGCCAACATCTCCCACACCCAAATCATCTCTTTCTCCCACCAATCTTCTGAACAAGGTAAAGGATAACCTTGTTTTCCAATCAAAATGGTCTGAATTGAATGGAGCTATGGGAGACTTGGGAACATATATTCCCATAGTCTTAGCATTGACACTGGCCAATGACCTTAACCTTGGTGTGACTCTCTTGTTTAATGGTATCTACAATATTTTGACTGGTGTTTTCTATGGTGTTCCCATGCCTGTTCAGCCCATGAAGTCGATCGCCGCTGTTGCCATCTCTAATGGTCCGGATTTCGGTGTCCCTGAGATGATGGCCGCGGGGCTTTGCACTGGAGGGACTCTTTTCTTATTGGGTATCACAGGGTTGATGGGATTTGTATACAAGCTAATTCCACTGCCTGTTGTAAGGGGAATTCAGCTCTCTCAGGGCCTCTCATTTGCCTTTACTGCAGTCAAGTATGTTAGAAATGTTCAAAATTTGTCAAAAGGAAAGTCTGGTGGGGAGAGGCCCTGGCTAGGGTTGGATGGGTTGGTTTTGGCACTTACTTGTGCTTGCTTTATTGTGATGGTGCATGGTGCAGGTGAGGAAAGTGAAGGTGATGATGAAATTATTCCTAGTTACTTGCCAAGTGAATCAAGTCCtgggagaggaaggaaaagaacaATTTGGAGAATTTTAGCTTCTTCACCATCAGCCATGATAGTGTTCTTGTTAGGTGTGGTTTTGGCAATCATTAAGAGGCCTAGTGTGGTGAAAGAGATTTCATTTGGGCCATCTAGCATAAAAGTTGTGAACATCTCAAGGCATGCATGGAAAGAAGGATTCATTAAGGGCGCAATCCCTCAATTACCACTATCAGTGTTGAATTCTGTAATTGCAGTCTGTAAATTGTCTTCTGATCTTTTCCCAGAGAAGAAATTCACGGCGTCTTCTGTGTCAGTAAGTGTGGGATTGATGAATTTAGTAGGGTGTTGGTTTGGGGCCATGCCATGCTGCCATGGTGCTGGGGGGCTTGCAGGTCAGTATAAGTTTGGTGGTAGAAGTGGGGGTTGTGTTGCAGTTTTAGGGACAGCTAAAGTGGTGCTAGCTCTTCTGTTAGGGACCTCACTGGTGAAGGTGTTGAATCAATTTCCAGTGGGGTTGTTGGGGGTTCTGCTACTATTTTCAGGGATTGAGCTGGCCATGACTTGCAGAGATATGAACTCAAAGGAGGATTCATTTGTTATGCTTGTGTGTGCTGCAATTTCACTTGTGGGCTCTAGTGCAGCACTTGGGTTTGTTTGTGGGCTTATTCTAATCTTGCTTCTCAGGCTTAGAAAGCTGGGTAAGGATCGTTTGGGTGGGAGGAGCTAG
- the LOC122088211 gene encoding beta-glucuronosyltransferase GlcAT14B-like isoform X1, with protein MKNSSPSILYRLFLLPMESNNKKKWFLPLVCSLLLSSLFISASLFSYYDLSPFSRSSSNTKNPIFIESKLRISSTSSTNPIPRIAYLISGSTGDGESLKRTLKALYHPLNHYVVHLDLEASPSERLDLVDFVRREPLFAKVGNVRVVMRSNLVTYRGPTMVSNTLHAASILFREGGDWDWFINLSASDYPLVTQDDLLHTLSPIPRYLNFIEHTSDIGWKELQRAKPLIIDPGLYSLEKSDVFWVSEKRSVPTSFKLFTGSAWMMLSRPFIEYCLWGWENLPRVVLMYYANFLSSPEGYFHTVICNAEEFRNTTVNHDLHFISWDNPPKQHPHFLNANDFQRMVDSNAPFARKFGRNESVLNKIDEDLLSRSVDGFVHGGWFDNGANMSSIVQHYSPVNAIMLRPGPGAERLKRLINGLLSQEDFHGKQCT; from the exons ATGAAGAATTCTAGTCCCTCAATCCTCTACagactctttcttcttcccatgGAGAGCAACAACAAGAAAAAATGGTTTCTTCCACTTGTTTGTTCTCTCCTCTTATCTTCCCTTTTCATCTctgcttctctcttctcctactATGATCTCTCACCATTCTCCCGCAGCTCATCCAATACAAAGAATCCCATTTTTATTGAATCGAAGCTGCGTATCTCTTCAACTTCTTCCACTAACCCGATTCCACGGATTGCTTACCTGATCTCTGGATCTACTGGTGATGGAGAGAGTTTGAAGAGGACCCTTAAAGCCCTTTATCATCCTCTCAATCATTATGTTGTGCATTTGGACCTTGAAGCTTCTCCATCCGAGCGGCTTGACTTGGTCGATTTTGTACGCCGAGAGCCGCTTTTTGCTAAGGTGGGTAATGTTAGGGTTGTTAtgagatcgaatttggtgactTACAGAGGGCCGACGATGGTTAGTAACACACTTCACGCAGCTTCGATTTTGTTCCGGGAGGGGGGAGATTGGGATTGGTTTATTAATCTCAGCGCTTCGGATTATCCTTTGGTCACACAAGATG ATCTGCTTCATACTCTGTCCCCCATCCCAAGATACCTTAACTTTATTGAGCATACTAGTGACATTGGATGGAAAGA gttacagagagccAAGCCCTTGATCATAGATCCTGGGCTCTATAGCCTGGAAAAATCTGATGTGTTCTGGGTTTCAGAGAAAAGGAGTGTTCCTACATCATTTAAGTTGTTTACAG GTTCTGCTTGGATGATGCTATCTCGCCCATTCATTGAATATTGTTTGTGGGGTTGGGAGAACCTCCCACGAGTAGTCCTGATGTACTATGCCAACTTCCTGTCATCACCTGAGGGTTACTTCCACACAGTCATTTGCAATGCTGAAGAGTTCCGTAACACAACTGTAAACCATGACCTCCACTTCATCTCTTGGGATAATCCCCCAAAACAGCATCCACATTTTCTCAATGCCAATGACTTTCAGAGAATGGTTGACAGCAATGCTCCCTTTGCGAGGAAGTTTGGCAGGAATGAGTCGGTTCTAAACAAGATCGATGAGGATCTTTTGAGCCGTTCTGTTGATGGGTTTGTTCATGGTGGATGGTTTGATAATGGGGCAAACATGAGCTCAATTGTCCAACATTACTCCCCAGTGAATGCGATTATGCTTAGGCCTGGGCCTGGTGCAGAACGACTCAAACGTCTCATCAATGGTTTGCTGTCACAGGAGGATTTCCATGGAAAGCAGTGTACCTGA